The following proteins are encoded in a genomic region of Gimesia algae:
- a CDS encoding pyridoxal phosphate-dependent aminotransferase — protein sequence MALTLSDFAQSLTVETAFSVLAVAKQLKAEGKDVVELEVGDSPFDSTASAKSTGIEAIQNNQSHYCASPGIPEFRKAAADFVSREFNVDAKPENIVVGPGAKVFEQFFCEAFLNPGDGVLVFSPYFPTYLPNIQRRGARMVLSDLKQSNEFRPDLADIKKFLAEDPSPKAIFLNSPHNPTGGVIPEEDLKAIADLIRGKNIAVFSDEPYCHMVWQGKHHSILAQPGMMDQCVSAYTFSKSYSMSGWRLGFCVASEAVATSIGKMVNTTLSCTPPIVQLAGAAALNCDSVERDEVMLKFREKVVLLTNKLNAIENFHALDPHATFYVFVNVAPVCNQLGITSHGLALYLLEGADDDFGIACLGGECFGEAGQGFLRFSCAEPNDRLEQAIDFIPEALSRTDRIASYLESHPAARLKAPYPV from the coding sequence GTGGCGCTAACATTAAGTGATTTCGCTCAGTCTCTTACCGTAGAAACCGCGTTCAGCGTTCTGGCCGTTGCCAAACAGCTTAAAGCGGAAGGTAAAGATGTCGTCGAACTCGAAGTCGGCGACAGTCCGTTTGACAGTACTGCTTCTGCCAAATCCACCGGGATTGAAGCCATCCAGAACAACCAGTCACACTATTGTGCATCACCGGGTATTCCTGAGTTTCGCAAGGCTGCCGCAGATTTTGTCTCCCGGGAATTCAATGTCGACGCAAAACCGGAAAACATCGTAGTGGGTCCCGGAGCCAAAGTATTCGAGCAGTTCTTCTGTGAAGCATTCTTAAACCCCGGAGATGGCGTACTGGTTTTCAGCCCGTATTTCCCCACGTATCTGCCGAACATTCAACGCCGCGGCGCCCGCATGGTGCTGTCTGACCTGAAACAGTCAAATGAATTCCGACCTGATCTCGCCGACATCAAAAAGTTTCTGGCAGAGGACCCTTCTCCCAAAGCCATCTTCCTGAACTCTCCCCATAATCCCACTGGTGGCGTCATTCCGGAAGAGGATCTGAAAGCGATTGCCGACCTGATTCGCGGAAAAAACATTGCTGTCTTCAGCGACGAACCTTACTGCCACATGGTCTGGCAGGGTAAACATCATTCGATCCTCGCACAACCGGGTATGATGGATCAATGCGTTTCTGCATACACTTTCAGTAAATCCTACAGCATGAGTGGCTGGCGGCTGGGTTTCTGTGTGGCATCAGAAGCAGTCGCGACCTCAATCGGGAAAATGGTGAATACAACACTCTCCTGTACACCTCCGATCGTCCAGCTGGCTGGCGCTGCTGCACTCAACTGTGATTCAGTCGAGCGGGACGAAGTCATGCTGAAATTCCGTGAGAAAGTGGTACTGCTGACGAACAAGCTGAACGCCATCGAAAACTTCCACGCGCTCGATCCACATGCCACGTTTTACGTTTTCGTGAATGTTGCTCCGGTCTGCAATCAACTCGGGATTACCAGTCATGGCCTGGCGTTATACCTGCTGGAAGGTGCCGACGATGATTTTGGAATTGCCTGCCTGGGTGGAGAATGTTTCGGAGAAGCCGGACAGGGATTTTTGCGGTTCAGCTGTGCCGAACCGAATGATCGACTGGAACAGGCGATCGATTTTATTCCTGAAGCACTCTCTCGAACGGACCGCATTGCCAGCTATCTGGAATCACATCCGGCTGCCCGGCTGAAAGCACCATACCCGGTATAA
- a CDS encoding VanZ family protein has translation MNRYQLLIRSGLILYWITLFTATHVPLKKGTIPQGTDVPLHFIAYAGLAFLLTWWLSLKWDRLTVKRLLVIFVGVSLFGVLDELLQGIPIIQREPSIKDWIADTTGALLGISLFLIVSKPLLLIRNRFQQKPDQSD, from the coding sequence ATGAATCGTTATCAACTACTGATACGCAGCGGACTGATTCTATACTGGATAACACTGTTCACAGCGACTCATGTTCCACTTAAGAAGGGAACCATCCCACAGGGGACCGATGTGCCTCTGCATTTTATTGCATATGCGGGGCTGGCGTTTCTACTGACTTGGTGGCTGTCACTGAAGTGGGACAGGCTGACAGTCAAACGTCTGTTAGTGATTTTTGTCGGGGTGAGCCTGTTTGGTGTGCTAGACGAACTCCTTCAGGGCATTCCCATTATACAACGCGAACCGAGTATCAAAGACTGGATCGCTGATACGACAGGTGCGCTGTTGGGGATTTCCTTGTTTCTGATCGTAAGCAAGCCGCTGCTTTTAATCAGAAACCGCTTCCAGCAAAAACCAGATCAATCAGATTGA
- the zwf gene encoding glucose-6-phosphate dehydrogenase, which translates to MANSSSSVDLTTATILIFGASGDLTARKLIPALYDLWSEGFLSEELPIIGLARRSKTDEQFRTEQRESVAQFTRTGTVTDEKWATFSKRLYYREVDITDESDHASLKSTIETVERETVGDVISKRVAYLATAPSLFYPAVQALSRAKMIPRNSEDQWLRVVIEKPFGHDLTSAQKLSQELSELLSEDQIYRIDHYLGKETVQNILLFRLSNSIFEPLLNRNHVDHVQITVAESQGIEHGRGGYYDRSGALRDVLQNHVLQLLCLIAMEPPALFSGEEIRDEKLKVLKTLTPGSKGPISDWAVAGQYTAGQSHDQAVPGYREEERVPANSNRETFVAMEVLVENWRWEGVPFYLRTGKRLPERVSEIAIQFKHPPMNLFTTVECDGDICSMVERKPNELIFRIQPKESISMKFSTKRPGMQYQIQPVTMDFAFEDAYHTSLPEAYERLLMDVLRGDSTLFTRSDELEAAWKFVTPVLEQWERPEHTPEPYYAGTWGPAGAINLLEKSKRRWRTPSTSKKL; encoded by the coding sequence ATGGCCAATTCAAGTTCATCAGTCGATCTGACCACAGCAACCATCCTGATTTTTGGTGCATCCGGCGATCTGACGGCACGTAAACTGATCCCTGCGTTGTATGACCTCTGGAGCGAAGGTTTTCTCTCTGAAGAGCTGCCGATTATCGGGTTGGCACGTCGCTCCAAAACGGATGAGCAGTTTCGCACTGAACAGCGTGAATCAGTGGCACAGTTTACCCGTACTGGAACAGTGACCGATGAAAAATGGGCGACTTTTTCAAAACGGCTCTATTATCGCGAAGTCGATATCACAGACGAAAGTGATCATGCTTCGTTGAAATCAACAATTGAAACTGTGGAACGTGAAACGGTGGGAGATGTGATTTCCAAACGCGTCGCTTACCTGGCGACGGCACCTTCGCTCTTTTACCCCGCCGTGCAGGCACTCTCTCGCGCGAAAATGATTCCCCGCAACTCAGAAGATCAATGGTTGCGGGTTGTCATTGAAAAACCTTTTGGCCACGATCTGACATCTGCACAGAAACTGAGCCAGGAGTTGAGCGAACTATTATCAGAAGATCAGATCTATCGCATCGATCATTATCTTGGTAAAGAGACCGTTCAGAATATTCTGTTATTCCGATTGAGTAACTCGATATTTGAGCCACTGTTGAATCGCAACCATGTTGATCATGTGCAGATTACCGTAGCGGAATCTCAGGGGATCGAACACGGGCGTGGCGGTTATTATGACCGTTCCGGAGCCTTACGGGATGTGCTGCAGAATCACGTGTTGCAGTTGCTGTGTCTGATCGCCATGGAACCACCGGCGTTATTCAGTGGCGAAGAAATCCGCGATGAAAAACTCAAAGTACTCAAAACGCTTACTCCGGGTTCAAAAGGACCCATTTCGGACTGGGCTGTAGCCGGTCAGTATACCGCAGGGCAGTCGCATGATCAGGCAGTTCCCGGTTATCGGGAAGAAGAACGGGTGCCTGCTAACTCAAATCGTGAAACATTTGTGGCGATGGAAGTCCTGGTGGAAAACTGGCGCTGGGAAGGAGTCCCCTTTTATCTGCGAACGGGAAAACGCCTGCCTGAGCGTGTGAGTGAAATTGCGATTCAGTTCAAACATCCCCCGATGAATCTGTTTACGACGGTGGAATGCGACGGCGATATCTGTTCGATGGTGGAACGCAAACCGAATGAGTTGATCTTCCGCATCCAGCCTAAAGAATCAATCTCGATGAAATTTTCGACGAAGCGACCTGGAATGCAGTATCAGATCCAGCCAGTCACGATGGATTTCGCGTTTGAAGACGCATATCACACGAGTCTGCCTGAAGCCTACGAACGATTACTGATGGATGTTCTGCGCGGCGATTCGACGTTGTTTACCCGCAGTGACGAGCTGGAAGCCGCCTGGAAATTCGTAACTCCCGTGCTGGAGCAATGGGAGCGGCCCGAGCATACGCCAGAACCATATTACGCCGGAACCTGGGGACCCGCAGGTGCGATCAATCTATTGGAGAAATCGAAGCGGCGCTGGCGGACTCCTTCCACCAGTAAAAAACTGTAA
- the ispG gene encoding (E)-4-hydroxy-3-methylbut-2-enyl-diphosphate synthase has product MQLPRNPTREVRIGTVTIGNAHPIAVQSMTATKTSNIDATVAQIHSLERAGADIVRIAVDNKREAAALIEIRKQTTVPLTVDLQENYRLAEVIAPYVNKLRYNPGHLYHHEPEKAWQEKVRFIAEVAKDNDCAMRVGVNCGSVDPAKLEKYDPHDSISPMLESALDHCEFLESIDFTRFCVSLKDSDPAKVIEVNTRFAAKRPDIPLHLGVTEAGLPPDGVIKTRIAFEQLVSKGIGDTIRVSLTVPNDRKGEEIAAGQSILHDIAAGRVRSVVDFDQKGLNIISCPSCSRVENEVFVDLAGDVKQMTAYAKDHKITIAVMGCRVNGPGETDDADLGLWCGPNYVNLKKGSESLGRYSYDDILPRLKGELDALIEQQSAKI; this is encoded by the coding sequence TTGCAATTACCACGTAATCCAACCAGAGAAGTGAGAATTGGTACAGTCACGATTGGAAATGCTCATCCGATCGCCGTACAAAGCATGACTGCTACCAAAACCAGTAATATCGACGCGACCGTTGCCCAGATTCACTCGCTCGAACGGGCGGGGGCAGATATCGTGCGGATTGCCGTTGATAATAAGCGGGAAGCAGCTGCGTTAATCGAAATCCGCAAGCAGACAACCGTTCCGCTGACCGTCGATCTGCAGGAAAATTATCGCCTGGCGGAAGTGATTGCACCATATGTGAATAAGCTGCGATATAACCCGGGTCATCTGTATCACCATGAGCCGGAAAAAGCCTGGCAGGAAAAAGTTCGTTTCATCGCCGAAGTTGCGAAAGACAATGATTGTGCAATGCGTGTGGGGGTGAACTGCGGTTCCGTCGATCCAGCCAAGCTGGAAAAGTATGATCCGCATGATTCCATTTCGCCGATGCTGGAAAGCGCACTGGATCATTGTGAATTTCTGGAATCCATAGACTTCACACGGTTCTGTGTTTCACTGAAAGATTCTGATCCCGCGAAAGTGATTGAAGTCAACACCCGGTTTGCTGCCAAACGACCTGATATTCCGCTGCATCTGGGCGTCACGGAAGCGGGCCTGCCACCTGACGGTGTGATTAAAACCCGGATTGCATTCGAGCAGCTGGTCAGCAAAGGCATCGGTGATACCATTCGCGTTTCTCTGACCGTACCCAATGACCGCAAAGGAGAAGAGATTGCAGCCGGTCAATCAATTCTGCATGATATCGCTGCCGGTCGGGTTCGATCCGTTGTCGATTTCGACCAGAAGGGATTAAATATCATCAGCTGTCCCAGTTGTTCTCGAGTCGAGAATGAAGTCTTTGTGGATCTGGCGGGCGATGTTAAACAGATGACCGCTTATGCCAAAGATCATAAAATCACAATTGCCGTGATGGGGTGCCGAGTCAATGGTCCTGGTGAAACAGATGACGCCGACCTCGGACTCTGGTGCGGGCCGAATTACGTGAACCTGAAAAAGGGGAGTGAATCTCTGGGCCGCTATTCTTATGATGATATACTGCCTCGACTCAAAGGCGAACTGGACGCTCTGATTGAACAGCAGTCGGCTAAGATTTAG